A window of Gouania willdenowi chromosome 12, fGouWil2.1, whole genome shotgun sequence contains these coding sequences:
- the mtfp1 gene encoding mitochondrial fission process protein 1 produces the protein MDPTDEKPGKTVDIYRDTWVRFLGYANEVGEAFRALVPVSVVWGSYAVATAYVTTDAVDKGKKAAVAHGDNPGRTTRVAVAVVDTFVWQALASVIIPGFTINRVCAASLYLLGKSTKWPLSIRKWTTTAIGLSTIPFIITPIDRSVDFLLDSSLRKIYNEEEKKQE, from the exons ATGGATCCCACCGACGAAAAACCCGGAAAAACGGTGGACATATACCGCGACACGTGGGTTCGCTTTTTAG GTTATGCCAATGAAGTGGGGGAAGCGTTCCGTGCTTTAGTTCCTGTGAGTGTGGTTTGGGGCAGCTACGCTGTGGCCACAGCGTACGTTACTACAGATGCAGTGGACAAAGGGAAGAAAGCTGCTGTG GCCCACGGGGACAACCCAGGACGGACAACACGGGTAGCAGTGGCCGTCGTGGACACGTTTGTGTGGCAGGCTCTGGCATCTGTTATTATTCCTGGTTTCACCATCAACCGTGTGTGTGCAGCGTCTTTGTACCTGCTGGGAAAGTCCACTAAGTGGCCCCTGTCTATTCGTAAGTGGACCACCACAGCTATTGGACTCTCCACGATTCCCTTCATTATTACTCCAATAGACAG ATCAGTGGATTTCCTGCTGGACTCAAGTCTTCGGAAGATTTACaacgaggaggagaagaaacagGAATAA